From a region of the Rathayibacter sp. VKM Ac-2804 genome:
- a CDS encoding MDR family MFS transporter, with the protein MTAPATASPLLLTQRRIWIIFSALIAGMLLSSLDQTIVSTAMPTIVGQLGGVEHQAWITTAYLLATTIVMPIYGKFGDVLGRRTLFLIAIALFTLASVGCALAGDFWSFVVFRALQGLGGGGLMILSQAIIADIVPANERGKYMGPLGAVFGLSAVAGPLLGGLFVDHLTWQWAFYINIPVGIAAFAIAWFALTLPSKRATKRIDVPGVLLLSIATTCLIFFTDFGGDAAHGWGALETWAFGAGLVAAVAGFIWVESRAEDPIIPLSLFRNPIFVNATAIGLTLGLGMFSAIAFVPTFLQMASGTSAAASGLLMLPMMAGLMGTSIYSGIAISRTGRYKAFPIVGALLTGLAMAAMTTLTAETPIPLICVYLFFFGAGLGLIMQVIVLVVQNAVAPEMIGTATSTNNYFREVGASLGVAVFGTIFTNSLAEKLTGVFTDAGVADVGAATATLDPQALNALPDEVRDGVVRAYAESLAPVFWYLLPFIAIAFVLALLLKQIPLSDQSGMVARGEAVGGEEAERLHRESLAAPAAGGRSEAPEDARADR; encoded by the coding sequence ATGACCGCCCCCGCCACCGCCTCTCCGCTCCTGCTTACGCAGCGCCGGATCTGGATCATCTTCTCCGCGCTCATCGCCGGCATGCTCCTCTCCAGCCTCGACCAGACCATCGTCTCGACCGCGATGCCGACCATCGTCGGCCAGCTCGGCGGCGTCGAGCACCAGGCCTGGATCACCACCGCCTACCTGCTCGCGACCACGATCGTGATGCCGATCTACGGCAAGTTCGGCGACGTCCTCGGCCGCCGCACGCTCTTCCTGATCGCCATCGCGCTGTTCACCCTGGCCTCGGTCGGCTGCGCGCTGGCGGGCGACTTCTGGTCCTTCGTCGTCTTCCGCGCGCTGCAGGGCCTCGGTGGCGGCGGGCTGATGATCCTGTCGCAGGCGATCATCGCCGACATCGTGCCCGCCAACGAGCGCGGCAAGTACATGGGTCCGCTCGGCGCGGTCTTCGGCCTCTCGGCCGTCGCCGGTCCGCTGCTCGGCGGCCTCTTCGTCGACCACCTCACCTGGCAGTGGGCGTTCTACATCAACATCCCGGTCGGCATTGCGGCCTTCGCGATCGCCTGGTTCGCGCTGACGCTCCCGAGCAAGCGCGCGACCAAGCGGATCGACGTCCCCGGCGTCCTGCTGCTCTCGATCGCCACCACCTGCCTGATCTTCTTCACCGACTTCGGCGGCGACGCCGCGCACGGCTGGGGCGCCCTCGAGACCTGGGCCTTCGGCGCCGGGCTGGTCGCCGCGGTCGCCGGCTTCATCTGGGTGGAGTCGCGGGCCGAGGACCCGATCATCCCGCTGAGCCTCTTCCGCAACCCGATCTTCGTGAACGCGACGGCGATCGGCCTCACGCTCGGCCTCGGCATGTTCTCGGCCATCGCGTTCGTGCCGACCTTCCTGCAGATGGCGTCCGGCACGTCCGCCGCCGCGTCGGGCCTGCTGATGCTGCCGATGATGGCGGGCCTGATGGGCACGTCGATCTACTCGGGCATCGCGATCTCGCGCACCGGCCGCTACAAGGCGTTCCCGATCGTCGGCGCGCTGCTGACCGGCCTCGCGATGGCGGCGATGACCACGCTGACCGCCGAGACGCCGATCCCGCTGATCTGCGTCTACCTCTTCTTCTTCGGCGCGGGGCTCGGCCTGATCATGCAGGTCATCGTCCTGGTCGTGCAGAACGCCGTCGCCCCCGAGATGATCGGCACGGCGACCAGCACGAACAACTACTTCCGCGAGGTGGGCGCCTCGCTCGGCGTCGCTGTGTTCGGCACGATCTTCACCAACTCGCTCGCCGAGAAGCTGACCGGCGTCTTCACCGACGCGGGCGTCGCCGACGTCGGTGCGGCCACCGCGACGCTCGACCCGCAGGCACTGAACGCCCTGCCGGACGAGGTCCGCGACGGCGTCGTCCGCGCCTACGCCGAGTCGCTGGCGCCGGTGTTCTGGTACCTCCTGCCCTTCATCGCGATCGCCTTCGTGCTCGCGCTGCTGCTCAAGCAGATCCCGCTGTCGGACCAGTCCGGCATGGTCGCGCGCGGCGAGGCCGTCGGCGGAGAGGAGGCGGAGCGCCTGCACCGCGAGAGCCTGGCGGCGCCGGCCGCCGGGGGGCGGTCGGAGGCTCCGGAGGACGCGCGCGCGGACCGCTGA
- a CDS encoding Gfo/Idh/MocA family oxidoreductase: MIPRIGLVGIGGYGASHLGAVLAAHRDGRVRLIGVADPRPPVEGLLPDGVAHHPDATGLFAAGGTDIVIISTPIHTHAAIALAAMDHGNDVLLEKPPAASLAEFTAISERATATGALVQVGFQSLGSSAIPAIRAAVADGEIGDVQRYGASGVWVRDDRYWSRSPWAGRRTLDGAVVADGVLTNPFSHATATALAIAGADRLEDVVDVRLDLRRANDIEADDTSVAVLTLADGLQVTTAVTLCAERPEEPSVEIVGTRGTIRFYYTLDVVQLERDDLPPRTVQYDRITPFEGLLAARELGTPLHAGIERTGGFLRLLEAVMAAPSPRSLPADAWREVQDIEGRHRVIDGVEHALQEALRRETTFDALGLPWS; this comes from the coding sequence GTGATCCCGCGGATCGGGCTCGTCGGCATCGGCGGCTACGGCGCCTCGCACCTCGGTGCCGTCCTCGCGGCGCACCGCGACGGCCGCGTCCGCCTCATCGGCGTCGCCGATCCGCGGCCGCCGGTCGAGGGGCTGCTCCCCGACGGCGTCGCGCACCACCCCGACGCGACCGGCCTCTTCGCCGCCGGCGGCACCGACATCGTCATCATCAGCACCCCGATCCACACCCACGCCGCGATCGCGCTCGCGGCGATGGACCACGGCAACGACGTCCTGCTGGAGAAGCCGCCCGCCGCCTCGCTCGCCGAGTTCACGGCGATCAGCGAGCGCGCCACGGCCACCGGCGCCCTCGTGCAGGTCGGCTTCCAGAGCCTCGGCTCCTCGGCGATCCCGGCGATCCGCGCGGCCGTCGCCGACGGCGAGATCGGCGACGTCCAGCGCTACGGCGCCTCCGGAGTCTGGGTCCGCGACGACCGCTACTGGTCGCGCTCCCCCTGGGCCGGCCGGCGCACGCTCGACGGCGCGGTCGTCGCCGACGGCGTCCTGACCAACCCCTTCTCGCACGCGACCGCCACCGCCCTCGCGATCGCCGGCGCCGACCGGCTCGAGGACGTCGTCGACGTGCGCCTCGACCTGCGGCGTGCGAACGACATCGAGGCGGACGACACCTCCGTCGCCGTGCTCACCCTGGCCGACGGGCTCCAGGTGACGACCGCGGTCACCCTCTGCGCCGAGCGGCCGGAGGAGCCCTCCGTCGAGATCGTCGGCACCCGCGGGACGATCCGCTTCTACTACACGCTCGACGTCGTGCAGCTGGAGCGGGACGACCTGCCGCCGCGCACCGTCCAGTACGACCGGATCACGCCGTTCGAGGGACTGCTCGCCGCCCGCGAGCTGGGCACGCCCCTGCACGCCGGGATCGAGCGCACCGGCGGCTTCCTCCGCCTGCTAGAGGCGGTGATGGCGGCTCCGTCGCCGCGCTCGCTGCCCGCGGACGCCTGGCGCGAGGTGCAGGACATCGAGGGGCGCCATCGCGTCATCGACGGCGTCGAGCACGCGCTGCAGGAGGCGCTGCGCCGCGAGACGACGTTCGACGCGCTGGGTCTTCCCTGGAGCTGA
- a CDS encoding ATP-binding protein: MTERTLAFRTPPDDIELVHDLLDSLFTERVDVGARDRMEFETALVELVSNVIQHAVSTTAVLCRLVVTVDDDALRAELIDTADPPGVDTGPREMPDAFAESGRGLALITALVTVFDYERTSSRNLWSISKDRSPQA; this comes from the coding sequence GTGACTGAGCGCACCCTCGCCTTCCGGACCCCGCCGGACGACATCGAGCTCGTGCACGACCTGCTCGACTCGCTCTTCACCGAGCGCGTCGACGTCGGCGCCCGCGACCGGATGGAGTTCGAGACGGCGCTCGTCGAGCTCGTGTCGAACGTCATCCAGCACGCCGTCTCGACGACCGCGGTGCTCTGCCGCCTCGTCGTGACCGTCGACGACGACGCGCTCCGGGCCGAGCTGATCGACACCGCCGATCCGCCCGGCGTCGACACCGGCCCGCGGGAGATGCCCGACGCCTTCGCCGAGTCCGGTCGCGGTCTCGCGCTGATCACCGCGCTCGTGACCGTCTTCGACTACGAGCGCACCTCGAGCCGCAATCTGTGGTCGATCAGCAAGGACCGCTCGCCGCAGGCCTGA
- a CDS encoding zinc-dependent alcohol dehydrogenase family protein, whose protein sequence is MRALVLDSVRGEPEVREVPAPVAPADGVVVRVLATGLCRSDWHAWAGHDDIAFPHVPGHELAGVIAEVGPEVRNWAVGDRVTVPFVCGCGRCEWCLQGDAQVCPDQEQPGFTHWGSFAELVALHAADTNLVAIPEGVDVATAASLGCRFATAYRALVGRARVQPGEWVTVIGAGGVGLSAVMVAHALGARVIAVDRNAAALEVAASVGAEHVLLADGSDLPAAVHALTGGGSHVAVDAVGSEQTCADALLSLRRRGRHVQIGLLPPVEGHPRVPMARVIAWELDVLGSHGMAARDYPGMLRLIEQGVLAPQRLIERTIGLEEAAVLLPVFDRASPAGMTIIDPTGRR, encoded by the coding sequence ATGCGCGCTCTCGTCCTCGACTCCGTCCGCGGCGAGCCGGAGGTCCGCGAGGTCCCGGCACCGGTGGCACCGGCCGACGGCGTCGTCGTGCGGGTGCTGGCCACCGGTCTCTGCCGGAGCGACTGGCACGCCTGGGCCGGGCACGACGACATCGCCTTCCCGCACGTCCCGGGGCACGAGCTCGCCGGCGTGATCGCCGAGGTCGGGCCCGAGGTCCGGAACTGGGCGGTCGGCGACCGGGTGACCGTGCCGTTCGTCTGCGGCTGCGGCCGCTGCGAGTGGTGCCTGCAGGGCGACGCGCAGGTCTGCCCGGACCAGGAGCAGCCCGGCTTCACGCACTGGGGCTCGTTCGCCGAGCTCGTCGCGCTGCACGCGGCCGACACCAACCTCGTCGCGATTCCCGAGGGTGTCGACGTCGCCACCGCCGCGAGCCTCGGCTGCCGCTTCGCGACGGCCTACCGCGCGCTGGTCGGCCGGGCGCGGGTGCAGCCCGGCGAGTGGGTGACCGTGATCGGAGCCGGCGGCGTCGGCCTCAGCGCCGTCATGGTCGCGCACGCGCTCGGCGCCCGCGTCATCGCCGTGGACCGGAACGCCGCCGCCCTCGAGGTCGCGGCGAGCGTCGGAGCGGAACACGTCCTCCTCGCCGACGGCAGTGATCTGCCGGCCGCCGTGCACGCGCTCACCGGCGGCGGGAGTCACGTCGCGGTCGACGCCGTCGGCAGCGAGCAGACCTGCGCCGACGCCCTGCTCAGCCTGCGCCGCCGCGGCCGGCACGTGCAGATCGGCCTGCTGCCGCCCGTCGAGGGCCACCCGCGCGTGCCGATGGCGCGCGTGATCGCCTGGGAGCTCGACGTCCTCGGCAGCCATGGGATGGCGGCGCGCGACTACCCCGGCATGCTCCGGCTGATCGAGCAGGGCGTCCTCGCCCCGCAGCGCCTGATCGAGCGGACCATCGGGCTCGAGGAGGCGGCCGTGCTCCTCCCCGTCTTCGACCGCGCGAGCCCGGCGGGCATGACGATCATCGACCCCACTGGTCGCCGGTAA
- a CDS encoding TetR family transcriptional regulator: MQENATATRRDQRAAERRSELARTARELTIRHGFSGFTVEELCEEVGISRRTFFNYFPSKEYAIVGRPEEGLDDDSVTEFLTRRPGVSLLEALVALGAVHFAAIGLNADSVREFVAVADREPKLLQALLDVGTQRDLLVADLVARREGLDPADPSVLLAVQTAGTVVRSAAGAYLDSDGSVPLERLAQERIAAVTRLLLG, encoded by the coding sequence ATGCAAGAAAATGCGACCGCGACCCGGCGCGACCAGCGCGCCGCCGAGCGGCGCAGTGAGTTGGCGCGCACCGCCCGCGAGCTGACGATCCGGCACGGCTTCTCGGGCTTCACCGTCGAGGAGCTCTGCGAGGAGGTCGGCATCTCGCGCCGCACCTTCTTCAACTACTTCCCGAGCAAGGAGTACGCGATCGTCGGCCGGCCCGAGGAGGGCCTCGACGACGACAGCGTCACGGAGTTCCTGACCCGCCGCCCCGGCGTCTCGCTGCTCGAGGCCCTCGTCGCCCTCGGCGCGGTGCACTTCGCCGCGATCGGGCTGAACGCCGACAGCGTCCGCGAGTTCGTCGCCGTCGCCGATCGCGAGCCGAAGCTCCTGCAGGCCCTGCTCGACGTCGGCACCCAGCGCGACCTCCTCGTCGCGGACCTCGTCGCGCGGCGCGAAGGGCTCGACCCCGCCGACCCGTCCGTGCTGCTCGCCGTGCAGACCGCCGGCACCGTCGTGCGCAGCGCGGCCGGCGCCTACCTCGACTCCGACGGCTCCGTTCCGCTCGAGCGCCTCGCGCAGGAGCGCATCGCAGCCGTGACGCGCCTGCTCCTGGGCTGA
- a CDS encoding GAF domain-containing SpoIIE family protein phosphatase — MSQQTSRDPAIEAEAPSDRDRRTAVIEAMGLMGSGPEERFDRITRMAQELFRVPVAEIHILDETTLFTKSPQPEGPVSYPRAGTFCDATLAKRSTLVVPDLGADGAWAQHVHVSGPPHVQFYAGRPLTVDDGLQLGTLCLLDFVPRALTAEEELLFEEFGQWVERELRDTAEWDRAADVQARLAPAAFRHPAGYDLAGASLPKWQICGDFYSWTATEAIVDLTLVDVMGKGTGAAILAAGIRAAFRARAGGAPDEVVAAVSEQLQPDFSATETFATLFHGRLDTGTGRVDFVDAGHGLTVLLRADGTFHRLAALGLPLGITEDGGWVTQTVDLAVGDSLVSFTDGVLDLFDGTLQSLVLAADLVRTSEGAIGFLTALTALAGSGRAIDDITALLVTRTHDSARAAAETDQEQA, encoded by the coding sequence ATGTCGCAGCAGACCAGCCGGGACCCGGCGATCGAGGCGGAGGCGCCGAGCGACCGCGACCGGCGCACCGCGGTCATCGAGGCCATGGGCCTGATGGGCTCCGGCCCCGAGGAGCGCTTCGACCGGATCACGCGGATGGCGCAGGAGCTCTTCCGCGTGCCGGTGGCCGAGATCCACATCCTCGACGAGACCACGCTCTTCACGAAGTCGCCGCAGCCCGAGGGGCCGGTCTCCTACCCGCGCGCAGGGACCTTCTGCGACGCGACGCTCGCCAAGCGGAGCACGCTGGTCGTCCCGGATCTGGGCGCCGACGGCGCGTGGGCGCAGCACGTGCACGTGTCCGGCCCGCCGCACGTCCAGTTCTACGCCGGCCGCCCGCTCACGGTGGACGACGGCCTGCAGCTCGGCACGCTCTGCCTGCTCGACTTCGTCCCGCGCGCCCTCACCGCGGAGGAGGAGCTGCTCTTCGAGGAGTTCGGCCAGTGGGTGGAGCGCGAGCTGCGCGACACCGCGGAGTGGGACCGCGCCGCCGACGTGCAGGCCCGCCTCGCTCCCGCCGCCTTCCGCCACCCCGCCGGCTACGACCTCGCGGGGGCGTCGCTGCCCAAGTGGCAGATCTGCGGCGACTTCTACAGCTGGACCGCCACCGAGGCGATCGTCGACCTGACCCTCGTCGACGTGATGGGCAAGGGCACGGGGGCCGCGATCCTCGCCGCGGGCATCCGCGCCGCGTTCCGCGCCCGGGCCGGCGGTGCACCGGACGAGGTGGTCGCGGCGGTCAGCGAGCAGCTGCAGCCGGACTTCTCGGCCACCGAGACCTTCGCCACGCTCTTCCACGGCCGGCTCGACACAGGGACCGGGCGGGTCGACTTCGTCGACGCGGGCCACGGGCTCACCGTCCTGCTCCGCGCCGACGGCACGTTCCACCGTCTCGCCGCCCTCGGGCTCCCCCTCGGCATCACGGAGGACGGCGGCTGGGTCACCCAGACCGTCGATCTGGCGGTCGGCGACTCCCTGGTCTCCTTCACCGACGGGGTGCTCGACCTCTTCGACGGGACGCTGCAGTCGCTCGTCCTCGCAGCCGACCTCGTCCGCACCTCCGAGGGCGCCATCGGCTTCCTCACCGCCCTGACCGCGCTCGCCGGCTCCGGGCGCGCGATCGACGACATCACCGCGCTCCTCGTGACGCGGACGCACGACTCCGCACGCGCCGCCGCGGAGACCGATCAGGAGCAGGCATGA
- a CDS encoding STAS domain-containing protein, translating to MTFSTETIAPGVAVITAAGRLNLTAARELRTEVRSALDEGSSRIVVELSEVSFMDSSGLGALVACLKSARQAGGDLRIAAPSAQVTMVLELSNLDRVLVGYDSAGDAYRD from the coding sequence ATGACCTTCAGCACCGAGACGATCGCTCCGGGCGTCGCCGTGATCACGGCGGCGGGCCGGCTCAATCTCACCGCGGCACGGGAGCTGCGCACCGAGGTGCGGAGCGCTCTCGACGAGGGCAGCAGCCGCATCGTCGTGGAGCTGAGCGAGGTCTCCTTCATGGACTCGTCCGGGCTCGGCGCGCTCGTCGCCTGCCTCAAGAGCGCCCGCCAGGCCGGCGGCGATCTCCGGATCGCCGCACCGAGCGCCCAGGTCACCATGGTGCTCGAGCTCTCCAACCTCGACCGCGTGCTCGTCGGCTACGACTCGGCCGGCGACGCGTACCGTGACTGA
- a CDS encoding DUF1761 domain-containing protein, with amino-acid sequence MVPDINPWAVALATLSTMLVGSIWYTPKVFGTLWMRLTGISREQMSSRSAVVPILVTVVVSLVTALVLAGCVDIAHAFYGGSWFANSVITGLFLFAGFTAARMITHDAFEGRPAKLTILNITHELVTILVMAVIIGLLPV; translated from the coding sequence GTGGTCCCCGACATCAACCCGTGGGCGGTGGCCCTGGCCACCCTGTCGACCATGCTCGTCGGCTCGATCTGGTACACCCCGAAGGTCTTCGGCACGCTCTGGATGCGCCTGACCGGCATCAGCCGAGAGCAGATGAGCAGCCGCAGCGCGGTCGTCCCGATCCTGGTCACCGTCGTGGTCAGCCTGGTGACCGCGCTCGTCCTGGCCGGCTGCGTCGACATCGCGCACGCCTTCTACGGCGGCAGCTGGTTCGCGAACTCGGTGATCACCGGGCTGTTCCTCTTCGCCGGCTTCACCGCCGCGCGGATGATCACCCACGACGCGTTCGAGGGCCGGCCGGCGAAGCTGACGATCCTGAACATCACGCACGAGCTCGTCACGATCCTCGTGATGGCGGTGATCATCGGGCTGCTGCCCGTCTGA
- a CDS encoding MarR family transcriptional regulator, giving the protein MDPENTPPADGGAQSAGAALRQALRALETAQRDLRTAVALDLGIGISELGALEALADSPGLTPKWLGLELSLTTGAVTALLDRLAKAGHLDRVSNPQDRRSVLLRLTDSGTALLAAVDERYDAVSVEVLRASPRLGEDEVVEDLARAAAVITAHTIR; this is encoded by the coding sequence ATGGATCCCGAGAACACGCCCCCCGCCGACGGCGGCGCGCAGTCCGCCGGCGCCGCCCTCCGGCAGGCGCTGCGGGCGCTCGAGACCGCGCAGCGCGACCTGCGCACCGCGGTCGCCCTCGACCTCGGGATCGGCATCTCGGAGCTGGGCGCGCTGGAGGCGCTCGCCGACTCGCCCGGCCTGACGCCGAAGTGGCTGGGCCTCGAGCTGTCCCTGACGACCGGCGCGGTCACCGCGCTGCTGGACCGCCTGGCCAAGGCCGGCCACCTCGATCGGGTGTCGAACCCGCAGGACCGGCGCAGCGTCCTGCTCCGGCTGACCGACTCCGGCACCGCGCTGCTCGCGGCAGTGGACGAGCGCTACGACGCGGTCAGCGTCGAGGTGCTGCGGGCGTCGCCGCGTCTGGGCGAGGACGAGGTCGTCGAGGATCTCGCGCGGGCCGCGGCGGTCATCACGGCGCACACGATCCGCTGA
- a CDS encoding signal peptidase I, whose product MTTLQTRPAPALPGSTAFPTGSTTPTTPTTSGTTPEPRSPRTRLRTVATWTVTALVAALVVAAFLFHASGGRWFIVQTPSMGTAAPVGTLVLTAPTPLEDIRVGDVVSFHPTTTPDETYTHRVVELADDGTLVTRGDINGATDPWATGAEQLIGKVVVALPGAGWLAKGLPMLLAGTVLVLLLTRLLSSATHRAAMRVLGISLVASFTVFVLRPFVGIVVLEATVEDGRTDASLVSVGMLPIRVTAVGGTHVDLVSGQVGGIQVPANGEDFYNVSSALHLPLWGWILFGALCAAPVLWTVLVGLPAGAEPVGEHGRRARTTGTEPTETEPTGTEPTETASSRPEPVESDPAR is encoded by the coding sequence ATGACCACGCTGCAGACCCGCCCCGCACCCGCCCTCCCCGGATCCACCGCCTTCCCCACCGGCAGCACCACCCCCACCACCCCCACCACCTCCGGCACCACCCCCGAGCCCCGCTCCCCCCGCACCCGCCTGCGCACCGTCGCGACCTGGACCGTCACGGCCCTCGTCGCCGCCCTGGTCGTCGCCGCCTTCCTCTTCCATGCCTCGGGCGGACGCTGGTTCATCGTCCAGACACCCTCGATGGGCACCGCCGCCCCCGTCGGCACCCTCGTCCTCACCGCCCCGACGCCCCTCGAGGACATCCGGGTCGGCGACGTCGTCAGCTTCCACCCCACCACCACCCCCGACGAGACCTACACCCACCGCGTGGTCGAGCTCGCCGACGACGGCACCCTGGTCACCCGCGGCGACATCAACGGCGCGACCGACCCGTGGGCGACCGGCGCCGAGCAGCTGATCGGGAAGGTCGTCGTCGCGCTCCCCGGCGCCGGCTGGCTCGCGAAGGGCCTCCCGATGCTCCTCGCCGGCACTGTCCTCGTCCTGCTGCTCACCCGCCTGCTCTCCTCCGCCACCCACCGCGCCGCGATGCGGGTGCTCGGGATCTCGCTCGTCGCCTCCTTCACCGTCTTCGTGCTCCGCCCGTTCGTCGGCATCGTCGTCCTCGAGGCGACCGTCGAGGACGGACGGACGGACGCCTCGCTCGTCTCGGTCGGCATGCTGCCGATCCGCGTCACGGCGGTCGGCGGCACGCACGTCGATCTGGTCTCCGGCCAGGTCGGCGGCATCCAGGTGCCGGCCAACGGCGAGGACTTCTACAACGTGTCCTCGGCGCTGCATCTGCCGCTCTGGGGCTGGATCCTCTTCGGCGCCCTCTGCGCCGCCCCCGTGCTCTGGACCGTGCTGGTCGGGCTCCCCGCCGGAGCCGAGCCGGTCGGCGAGCACGGCCGCCGCGCCCGCACCACCGGGACCGAGCCCACCGAGACCGAGCCCACCGGGACCGAGCCCACCGAGACCGCATCCTCCCGGCCCGAGCCCGTCGAGAGCGACCCCGCGCGATGA
- a CDS encoding LamG domain-containing protein: MSRHRRTRAASPRTTLAALLVAALSAVLFLAPATSGAYVASIRNSNNTVGSAAAFFTCDSALAADKGDALFSYTLAQATGATTAVDTDSGAYPGTYRPAMTSSATTPKACPRDAGGSWLLNGTNGFLSTPLLLNNPTTFSTEIWFKTTVAGGKLFSFNTSRDTAGSQYDRHTYIGADGRLVFGIYNNGVQSITSPNAVNDGAWHHVVSTISPTAGMSLWLDGAKVAGNTAFRSPENSNGYWKIGYDTLGGSWTNVGPASFSGSLRYASVYSTVLTATQIQNHYNAGR, translated from the coding sequence ATGAGCCGCCACCGCCGCACGCGCGCCGCCTCGCCCCGCACCACCCTCGCGGCCCTGCTCGTCGCCGCCCTCTCGGCCGTGCTCTTCCTCGCCCCCGCCACCTCGGGCGCCTACGTCGCCTCCATCCGCAACTCGAACAACACCGTCGGCAGCGCGGCCGCCTTCTTCACCTGCGACTCGGCGCTCGCCGCCGACAAGGGCGACGCGCTGTTCTCCTACACGCTCGCTCAGGCGACCGGAGCGACGACCGCCGTCGACACCGACTCCGGCGCCTACCCCGGCACCTACCGTCCGGCGATGACCAGCTCCGCGACCACCCCGAAGGCCTGCCCGCGCGACGCCGGCGGCTCCTGGCTGCTGAACGGCACGAACGGCTTCCTCAGCACGCCCCTGCTGCTGAACAACCCGACCACCTTCAGCACGGAGATCTGGTTCAAGACCACCGTCGCGGGCGGCAAGCTCTTCAGCTTCAACACCAGCCGCGACACCGCGGGCAGCCAGTACGACCGGCACACCTACATCGGCGCGGACGGCCGCCTCGTCTTCGGCATCTACAACAACGGCGTCCAGTCGATCACCAGCCCGAACGCCGTGAACGACGGAGCCTGGCACCACGTCGTCTCGACGATCTCGCCGACCGCCGGGATGAGCCTCTGGCTCGACGGAGCGAAGGTCGCCGGCAACACCGCTTTCCGCAGCCCGGAGAACAGCAACGGCTACTGGAAGATCGGCTACGACACCCTCGGCGGCTCCTGGACGAACGTCGGCCCGGCCTCCTTCTCCGGCAGCCTGCGCTACGCCTCCGTCTACTCGACCGTGCTCACCGCGACCCAGATCCAGAACCACTACAACGCCGGCCGCTGA
- a CDS encoding SDR family oxidoreductase → MPDQYTFTNPATQYPNVTPPVQQQPEPGLQSRMTPVPDLGEDSYRGTGRLTGRLALITGADSGIGAAVAIAFAREGADIALAYLPDEEEDAQHVVEVIRAAGRTAVTIPGDLTDAQYCRDLVEKAVEGLGGLDTVVNVAGKQVWQDDVLELSDEQFETTFAINVFAPFRIIKAALPHLPAGSTIINTASAEAHTPAPDRLDYAMTKGAINNLSKGLAQQLAAKGIRVNVVAPGPTWSVLQVTAGVDPESLPEFGSSESPMGRAAQPAEQAPAYVFLASAESSYVVGETLNVNGGMVSP, encoded by the coding sequence ATGCCCGACCAGTACACCTTCACGAACCCCGCCACGCAGTACCCGAACGTCACGCCGCCGGTGCAGCAGCAGCCCGAGCCCGGCCTCCAGTCGCGGATGACCCCGGTCCCGGACCTCGGCGAGGACAGCTATCGCGGCACCGGCCGCCTGACCGGGCGCCTCGCGCTGATCACGGGAGCCGACTCCGGCATCGGCGCGGCGGTCGCCATCGCCTTCGCCCGCGAGGGTGCGGACATCGCCCTCGCCTACCTCCCCGACGAGGAGGAGGACGCGCAGCACGTCGTCGAGGTGATCCGCGCGGCCGGCCGCACCGCCGTGACGATCCCCGGCGACTTGACCGATGCGCAGTACTGCCGCGACCTGGTCGAGAAGGCAGTCGAGGGGCTCGGCGGGCTCGACACGGTCGTCAACGTCGCCGGCAAGCAGGTCTGGCAGGACGACGTGCTCGAGCTCAGCGACGAGCAGTTCGAGACGACCTTCGCGATCAACGTCTTCGCGCCGTTCCGGATCATCAAGGCCGCGCTCCCGCACCTCCCCGCGGGCTCGACGATCATCAACACCGCCTCGGCCGAGGCGCACACGCCCGCGCCCGACCGCCTCGACTACGCGATGACCAAGGGCGCGATCAACAACCTCTCGAAGGGGCTCGCCCAGCAGCTCGCGGCGAAGGGCATCCGCGTCAACGTCGTCGCGCCGGGACCGACCTGGTCGGTGCTGCAGGTGACGGCGGGCGTCGACCCGGAGAGCCTGCCCGAGTTCGGCTCCAGCGAGTCCCCGATGGGCCGCGCCGCGCAGCCGGCCGAGCAGGCGCCCGCGTACGTCTTCCTCGCGTCGGCGGAGTCGAGCTACGTGGTCGGCGAGACCCTGAACGTCAACGGCGGGATGGTCTCGCCGTAG